One Tessaracoccus lacteus DNA window includes the following coding sequences:
- a CDS encoding PPA1309 family protein — protein MADQNPLIACLMDIERHVSTAGWDQPARLFALVTTATLLEVEPQLVGRVPEASLDALTAIEQDEFHVGDDLEERLESIFWPDTVEGCALALERAFLPARYEADVPEDPAEAAEFVAKHPERSDVRVVVGVLRDGTRHGLARVVSEPDELLGAENLVPGLGEALLNTFRSVVE, from the coding sequence GTGGCTGACCAGAACCCCCTCATCGCCTGCCTGATGGACATCGAGCGGCACGTTTCGACCGCCGGCTGGGACCAGCCGGCGCGCCTGTTCGCGCTCGTGACCACCGCGACGCTGCTGGAGGTGGAGCCCCAGCTCGTCGGGCGTGTGCCGGAGGCGTCGCTCGACGCGCTGACCGCCATCGAACAGGACGAGTTCCACGTCGGGGACGATCTGGAGGAGCGCCTCGAGTCGATCTTCTGGCCCGACACCGTCGAAGGGTGCGCGCTCGCTCTCGAGCGGGCGTTCCTGCCCGCCAGGTACGAGGCCGATGTTCCGGAGGATCCGGCCGAGGCGGCGGAGTTCGTTGCGAAGCACCCTGAGCGCTCCGACGTGCGCGTCGTGGTCGGCGTGCTACGGGACGGCACCCGACACGGGCTCGCTCGCGTCGTCTCGGAGCCCGACGAACTGCTGGGTGCCGAGAACCTGGTGCCCGGCCTGGGCGAGGCGCTGCTCAACACCTTCAGGAGCGTGGTCGAATGA